One segment of Candidatus Hydrogenedentota bacterium DNA contains the following:
- a CDS encoding DUF485 domain-containing protein codes for MHSHHEDHPHLVSRNARYGLILFAVYVLLYAGFIFLAVFRTDIMSKVIPGGMNLAIGYGFGLIVAALVLALIYMTLCRRPVVHESNVEGSR; via the coding sequence ATGCATTCTCATCACGAGGACCATCCGCATCTGGTCAGCAGAAATGCGCGGTATGGGCTGATTCTGTTTGCCGTTTACGTTCTGCTGTACGCCGGGTTCATCTTCCTGGCCGTATTTCGCACGGACATCATGAGCAAAGTGATTCCTGGAGGAATGAACCTGGCTATCGGGTACGGGTTCGGACTGATTGTCGCCGCGTTGGTATTGGCGCTCATCTATATGACGTTATGCCGCCGCCCCGTGGTGCATGAATCGAATGTGGAGGGCTCGCGATAA